The Deinococcus koreensis genome window below encodes:
- a CDS encoding ribonuclease HII: MPAPSVTPDWAFEREHWRRGHFRVAGVDEAGRGAWAGPVTVAAVILPGTAQDYPFRDSKQLSAAQREEYAAEVRRVAVTWAVEHAWPQEIDRLNILGATHAAALRALARLSPAPQALVTDYLRLRVDIPISAPPKADALSYSVAAASLLAKTERDRLMLELDAQHPGYGFAGHKGYGAPAHRAALRDLGVSGAHRRSYAPIRALLDDPDGLPRLL; the protein is encoded by the coding sequence ATGCCGGCCCCCTCCGTGACCCCTGACTGGGCCTTCGAGCGCGAGCACTGGCGCCGGGGCCACTTCCGGGTGGCGGGGGTGGACGAGGCCGGGCGCGGCGCCTGGGCGGGGCCGGTCACGGTGGCGGCCGTGATCCTGCCCGGCACGGCCCAGGACTACCCCTTCCGCGATTCCAAGCAGCTCTCGGCGGCGCAGCGGGAGGAGTACGCGGCCGAGGTGAGGCGGGTGGCCGTGACCTGGGCTGTGGAGCACGCCTGGCCCCAGGAGATCGACCGCCTGAACATCCTGGGCGCGACCCACGCGGCGGCGCTGCGGGCCCTCGCGCGCCTGAGCCCCGCTCCGCAGGCCCTGGTCACCGATTACCTGCGGCTGCGGGTGGACATCCCCATTAGCGCCCCCCCGAAAGCCGACGCCCTGAGCTACTCGGTGGCGGCGGCCAGCCTGCTCGCCAAGACGGAGCGCGACCGCCTGATGCTGGAACTGGACGCGCAGCACCCGGGCTACGGATTCGCCGGACACAAGGGCTATGGGGCGCCCGCCCACCGCGCCGCCCTGCGCGACCTGGGCGTGAGCGGGGCTCACCGGCGTAGCTACGCGCCGATCCGCGCCCTGCTGGACGACCCGGACGGCCTCCCCCGGCTGCTGTAG
- a CDS encoding MOSC domain-containing protein, whose translation MTAPHVVCVAIDGEHRFSKVPQPQIRLLAGLGAEGDAHAGVTVRHRSRVARDPTQPNLRQIHLIQAELFDEVRAQGFRVQAADLGENITTRGLDLLGLPRGTRLYLGASAVVEVTGLRNPCAQIDAFQPGLLRTVLGQDSQGQTTYRAGIMGRVLAGGEVRPGDAIQTELPPGPHERLERV comes from the coding sequence ATGACCGCTCCCCACGTCGTCTGTGTCGCCATCGACGGTGAGCACCGCTTCAGCAAGGTGCCGCAGCCGCAGATCCGGCTGCTGGCGGGACTGGGGGCCGAAGGCGACGCCCACGCGGGGGTCACCGTCAGGCACCGTTCCCGCGTGGCACGAGACCCGACGCAGCCCAATCTGCGGCAGATCCACCTGATCCAAGCGGAACTCTTCGACGAGGTGCGGGCCCAGGGATTCAGAGTGCAGGCGGCCGACCTGGGCGAGAACATCACTACTCGCGGGCTCGACCTGCTGGGCCTGCCCCGGGGCACGCGCCTGTATCTGGGCGCGTCGGCCGTGGTCGAGGTGACCGGACTTCGCAATCCCTGCGCGCAGATTGACGCCTTCCAACCGGGGCTGCTGAGAACCGTGCTGGGTCAGGACTCACAGGGGCAAACGACCTACAGGGCGGGCATCATGGGAAGGGTGCTGGCCGGCGGCGAGGTCAGGCCGGGCGACGCCATCCAGACCGAGCTGCCGCCTGGGCCGCACGAGCGGCTGGAGCGCGTTTAG
- a CDS encoding GNAT family N-acetyltransferase → MSRSLAYFTDLALRRHEGSVITREGDLTVIRSPQNQGFWWGNFLLMPAAPQAGDLARWDALFARHHPGAKHRVFGVDTSGGEASDPAEFLAAGYQVLRDSVLTSERTWPPRRLSRDATFRPLASDADWAAALTLREAVNAADPGGHEPEGYRTFSLLKLASYRRAQEAGHGAMLGAFDATGAMLSGLGIFDAGEGVARYQSVETHPEARSRGLAGTLVHTAGDWAREHLGTRTLVIVADPEYHAQRLYESVGFAKTETQVGFQKRPAAD, encoded by the coding sequence ATGTCCCGCTCCCTGGCCTACTTCACGGACCTCGCCCTGCGCCGGCACGAGGGCAGCGTCATCACCCGCGAGGGCGACCTGACCGTGATCCGCTCACCGCAGAACCAGGGCTTCTGGTGGGGCAACTTCCTGCTGATGCCGGCCGCGCCGCAGGCCGGCGACTTGGCCCGCTGGGACGCGCTGTTCGCCCGACATCATCCGGGTGCGAAGCACCGGGTCTTCGGCGTGGACACATCTGGAGGCGAGGCCAGTGACCCGGCGGAGTTCCTGGCCGCCGGCTACCAGGTGCTCAGGGACAGCGTGCTGACGTCCGAACGCACCTGGCCGCCCCGCCGCCTGAGCCGCGACGCCACCTTCCGCCCGCTGGCCTCCGATGCCGACTGGGCCGCCGCGCTGACCCTGCGCGAGGCCGTCAACGCAGCCGACCCAGGGGGCCATGAGCCGGAGGGCTACCGCACGTTCTCACTGCTCAAGCTGGCCTCGTACCGCCGGGCGCAGGAGGCCGGGCACGGCGCGATGCTGGGCGCCTTCGACGCCACCGGGGCCATGCTCTCTGGCCTGGGCATCTTCGACGCGGGCGAGGGGGTAGCCCGCTACCAGAGCGTCGAGACCCATCCGGAGGCCCGCTCGCGCGGCTTGGCGGGCACCCTGGTACACACGGCCGGGGACTGGGCCCGCGAGCACCTAGGCACCCGCACCCTGGTCATCGTGGCCGACCCCGAATACCACGCCCAGCGCCTGTACGAGAGCGTGGGCTTCGCCAAGACCGAGACCCAGGTGGGTTTCCAGAAGCGCCCTGCCGCCGATTGA
- a CDS encoding M28 family metallopeptidase, translated as MYARRRALPTRPARPLWHWLVPAMLALLALWGGWSVLGRPHDLSPQGAALTRTPAQDWADLAAFGPRPVGSEGHGRAAAWLAGQFRALGYRVTEQPVQVTRPFDQGGELRVGELRVPVRALYGARGGDQQGRLVRVPPDAPAERLRALGLEAGLALTTCPRGSWRDLTERVIDAGGLGLVLVETCPGHPLERVSETPLPLVTVGARDAERVLAQAGRPASLTSRVEWREVTGHNLIAARVEARPEVLFGAHLDTVNGSPGANDNASGVLAVLEAARRAAGTPLAGRAWFVLFDAEEDGLHGSYAFITTYGFPLRDTRAMLNFDMVGVGAAPLGVEAHPELLALARRLRPDIRVFDDRPTRTRETFGRSSPLSGRSDHLNFKRQGIRTVYLNRGEDVNYHAPGDRSLDPALVSETADFASRLAQAALQAPWTREEPCGITGRDCRY; from the coding sequence ATGTACGCCCGGCGCCGCGCCCTGCCGACCCGTCCGGCCCGGCCCCTGTGGCACTGGCTGGTGCCCGCCATGCTGGCGCTCCTGGCCCTCTGGGGCGGGTGGTCGGTGCTCGGCCGGCCGCACGACCTGAGCCCCCAGGGCGCCGCCCTGACCCGCACCCCCGCGCAGGACTGGGCCGACCTCGCCGCCTTCGGGCCGCGTCCGGTGGGCAGCGAGGGTCATGGGCGCGCCGCCGCCTGGCTGGCCGGGCAGTTCCGGGCGCTGGGCTACCGGGTGACCGAGCAGCCGGTGCAGGTCACGCGGCCCTTCGACCAGGGCGGCGAGCTGCGGGTGGGCGAGCTGCGCGTGCCGGTGCGGGCGCTGTACGGGGCCCGCGGGGGCGATCAGCAGGGGCGGCTGGTGCGCGTGCCCCCGGACGCCCCGGCGGAGCGGCTGCGGGCGCTGGGGCTGGAGGCCGGACTGGCCCTGACCACCTGCCCGCGGGGCTCCTGGCGCGACCTGACCGAGCGCGTGATCGACGCGGGCGGCCTGGGCCTGGTGCTGGTGGAGACCTGCCCCGGTCACCCCCTGGAGCGCGTCTCGGAGACCCCGCTGCCCCTGGTGACGGTCGGTGCGCGGGACGCGGAGCGGGTGCTGGCGCAGGCCGGGCGGCCGGCCAGCCTGACCTCGCGGGTGGAGTGGCGGGAGGTGACCGGCCACAACCTGATCGCGGCTCGCGTCGAGGCGCGCCCGGAGGTGCTGTTCGGCGCCCACCTGGACACCGTGAACGGCTCGCCCGGCGCCAACGACAACGCCAGCGGCGTGCTGGCGGTGCTGGAGGCCGCCCGCCGCGCCGCCGGTACGCCCCTGGCCGGGCGCGCCTGGTTCGTGCTGTTCGACGCCGAGGAGGACGGCCTGCACGGCAGTTACGCCTTCATCACGACCTACGGCTTTCCGCTGCGCGACACCCGCGCCATGCTCAATTTCGACATGGTGGGGGTGGGGGCCGCGCCGCTGGGGGTCGAGGCCCATCCCGAGCTGCTGGCGCTGGCCCGGCGGCTCCGGCCGGACATCCGGGTCTTCGACGACCGACCCACTCGCACCCGTGAGACCTTCGGGCGCAGTTCACCGCTGAGCGGGCGCAGCGACCACCTGAATTTCAAGCGCCAGGGCATCCGCACCGTGTACCTGAACCGGGGCGAGGACGTGAACTACCACGCGCCGGGCGACCGCAGCCTCGACCCGGCGCTGGTCTCCGAGACCGCCGACTTCGCCTCCAGGCTGGCCCAGGCCGCGCTGCAGGCCCCCTGGACTCGCGAGGAGCCCTGCGGCATCACCGGCCGCGACTGCCGGTACTGA
- the lepA gene encoding translation elongation factor 4, with translation MGTLPGVNVRNFSIIAHVDHGKSTLADRILERLGAMGERDKRDQTLDTLELERERGITIKSTPIRLTYTRPLKDDGTGGDSYTFNLIDTPGHVDFNYEVSRSLAACEGVLLLVDASQGVEAQTIVNAYLAIDSNLEIIPVINKIDLPAADPEGAAKELEDVIGIPAEDAVFASAKAGIGITEILEAIVERIPGPSGDPEAPLKALIFDSFYDAYQGVILFVRVLEGTLSKGQPIMLVNSGKTFDVDRVGIFTPGLVVGEALQAGSVGWVAAGIRDIHDAQVGDTITQKNRPTPEPFPGFKPAQPVVFSGLYPTDTEDYRKMRDALEKLKLNDAAFTFEPETSEALGFGFRCGFLGLLHAEIIQERLEREYDLDLIATAPAVIYRISLTNGEIFETQNPAEFPTRDRISQTEEPYIKLSIMLPEDYVGPVMQLLQERRGSMITMNYVGKRVELLYEVPFAEILYDFHDRLKSISRGYASMDYEQIGYRDGDLRKVDIMVNNEVVDALAVIVHEDKAYAIGRKIVDKMAEVIPRQMFPVPVQATIGGKIIARATVKAYRKDVLAKCYGGDISRKKKLLNKQKKGRARMKQIGTVEVPQEAFLAVLSTDE, from the coding sequence CTGGGTACACTGCCGGGCGTGAACGTCAGGAATTTTTCCATCATCGCCCATGTGGATCACGGCAAGTCGACCCTTGCCGACCGCATTCTGGAACGGCTGGGCGCGATGGGCGAGCGCGACAAGCGCGATCAGACCCTCGATACGCTGGAACTCGAACGCGAGCGCGGCATCACCATCAAGTCCACGCCCATCCGGCTGACCTACACCCGGCCCCTGAAGGACGACGGGACGGGCGGCGACTCCTACACCTTCAACCTGATCGACACGCCCGGCCACGTGGACTTCAACTACGAGGTCTCGCGCTCGCTGGCCGCCTGCGAGGGCGTGCTGCTGCTGGTGGACGCCTCGCAGGGCGTGGAGGCGCAGACCATCGTCAACGCCTACCTCGCCATCGACTCGAACCTGGAGATCATCCCGGTCATCAACAAGATCGACCTGCCCGCCGCCGACCCCGAGGGCGCCGCGAAGGAGCTGGAGGACGTGATCGGCATCCCCGCAGAGGACGCCGTGTTCGCCTCGGCCAAGGCCGGGATCGGCATCACCGAGATCCTGGAGGCCATCGTCGAGCGCATCCCCGGCCCCTCGGGCGATCCGGAGGCGCCGCTCAAGGCGCTGATCTTCGACTCCTTCTACGACGCCTACCAGGGCGTGATCCTTTTTGTGCGGGTGCTGGAAGGCACCCTGAGCAAGGGGCAGCCGATCATGCTGGTGAACTCCGGCAAGACCTTCGACGTCGACCGGGTGGGCATCTTCACGCCGGGGCTGGTCGTGGGCGAGGCCTTGCAGGCGGGCTCCGTGGGCTGGGTCGCCGCCGGCATCCGCGACATCCACGACGCGCAGGTGGGCGACACCATCACCCAGAAGAACCGCCCCACGCCGGAGCCCTTCCCCGGCTTCAAGCCCGCGCAGCCGGTGGTGTTCTCGGGCCTGTACCCGACCGACACCGAGGACTACCGCAAGATGCGCGACGCCCTGGAAAAGCTCAAGCTCAACGACGCCGCCTTCACCTTCGAGCCCGAGACCTCGGAGGCGCTGGGCTTCGGCTTCCGCTGCGGCTTCCTGGGCCTGCTGCACGCCGAGATCATCCAGGAACGCCTGGAGCGCGAGTACGACCTGGATCTGATCGCCACCGCGCCCGCCGTGATCTACCGCATCTCGCTCACCAACGGCGAGATCTTCGAGACCCAGAACCCGGCCGAGTTCCCCACCCGCGACCGGATCTCGCAGACCGAGGAGCCGTACATCAAGCTGAGCATCATGCTGCCCGAGGACTACGTGGGGCCGGTCATGCAGCTGCTGCAGGAGCGCCGGGGCTCGATGATCACCATGAACTACGTGGGCAAGCGCGTGGAGCTGCTGTACGAGGTGCCCTTCGCGGAGATCCTCTACGACTTCCACGACCGCCTGAAATCCATCTCGCGCGGCTACGCCTCGATGGACTACGAGCAGATCGGCTACCGCGACGGCGATCTGCGGAAAGTCGACATCATGGTGAACAACGAGGTCGTGGACGCGCTCGCCGTGATCGTCCACGAGGACAAGGCCTACGCCATCGGGCGCAAGATCGTGGACAAGATGGCGGAGGTCATTCCACGACAGATGTTCCCGGTGCCGGTGCAGGCGACCATCGGCGGCAAGATCATCGCCCGCGCGACCGTCAAGGCCTACCGCAAGGACGTGCTCGCCAAGTGTTACGGCGGCGATATCTCGCGCAAGAAGAAGCTGCTGAACAAGCAGAAGAAGGGCCGCGCCCGCATGAAGCAGATCGGCACCGTGGAAGTGCCGCAGGAAGCCTTCCTGGCCGTCCTCAGCACCGACGAGTAG
- a CDS encoding class I SAM-dependent methyltransferase: MANARRVQRLYDRQASRYDARSASRRLDALRAALFAHASGDVLELGVGTGATFAHYPGTLVSLTGLDVSPEMLSRAQARATGLPFPVRLVQHDFQTLPYGPASFYTVTSSLGLCGIPDPAGLFGEVRRVLRPGGQLLALEHVRPPQVWLGLVADGIDPLFERFVGCHANRPTPHLLREAGFTVEVLERRLAGILVDIRATPT; encoded by the coding sequence ATGGCGAACGCCCGACGGGTGCAGCGGCTGTATGACCGCCAGGCCTCCCGCTACGACGCGCGGTCGGCCTCGCGCCGCCTGGACGCCCTGCGCGCCGCGCTGTTCGCCCACGCCTCCGGCGACGTTCTGGAACTCGGGGTCGGCACCGGCGCGACCTTCGCGCATTACCCGGGCACGCTGGTCAGCCTGACCGGGCTGGACGTGAGCCCTGAGATGCTGTCGCGGGCGCAGGCCAGGGCGACCGGCCTGCCCTTTCCCGTGCGGCTGGTGCAGCACGACTTCCAGACGCTGCCCTACGGGCCGGCGAGTTTCTACACGGTAACGTCGTCCCTGGGGCTGTGCGGGATTCCCGACCCGGCCGGGTTGTTCGGCGAGGTGCGGCGGGTGCTGCGCCCCGGCGGACAGCTGCTGGCCCTGGAGCACGTCCGCCCCCCGCAGGTCTGGCTCGGACTCGTGGCAGACGGCATTGACCCGCTGTTCGAACGCTTCGTCGGCTGTCACGCCAACCGGCCCACCCCGCACCTGCTGCGGGAAGCCGGCTTCACCGTGGAGGTGCTGGAGCGGCGCCTGGCGGGGATTCTGGTGGACATCCGCGCCACGCCGACCTAA
- a CDS encoding sensor histidine kinase yields MSAGHPPLHPDEVALPAPERAGVRWGRGRALTTLRAQFTLVIFMLAFLPNLVLTFMAQPTVPLASLAVWMLLVGGLCGAVGYMLSGTLLRSLSRLQGEVQRGDFAQPHADDPVEILSLRSAFGSLLGRLGVEQTRRNAFIATLVHDLKTPLIATGHLTQALTTLPLPEAERREVGVQIQAETGRLLALVQQMADAHRFEREDVRVHTAPTDLRALLDGVARRLQPQADGRGLRLSVTGAGQAHVDAPVLERAVTNLVENAVRYAQTGIQLAAGPLGVTVSDDGPGLSVPVDVLAQPFNSQPTTIAGQQYTAGTAGLGLFIARRIAEAHGGALVYDRSPAPAPPDIPPEAVPTPPPTELTHFTLHLPEVTP; encoded by the coding sequence ATGAGCGCCGGCCATCCCCCCCTGCACCCCGACGAGGTGGCCCTGCCGGCCCCTGAGCGGGCCGGGGTGCGGTGGGGACGGGGGCGCGCCCTGACCACCTTGCGCGCCCAGTTCACGCTGGTCATCTTCATGCTGGCCTTCCTGCCCAACCTGGTGCTGACCTTCATGGCGCAGCCGACGGTGCCCCTGGCCAGCCTGGCGGTCTGGATGCTGCTGGTCGGCGGGCTGTGCGGCGCGGTGGGCTACATGCTCAGCGGCACCCTGCTCAGGTCGCTCAGCCGCCTGCAGGGCGAGGTGCAGCGCGGCGACTTCGCCCAGCCCCACGCCGACGATCCGGTGGAGATCCTCTCGCTCAGGTCGGCTTTCGGCAGCCTGCTGGGGCGCCTGGGCGTGGAGCAGACCCGCCGCAACGCCTTTATCGCCACCCTGGTGCACGACCTCAAGACCCCGCTGATTGCCACCGGGCACCTGACCCAGGCCCTGACCACCCTGCCCCTGCCCGAGGCCGAGCGCCGCGAGGTCGGCGTGCAGATCCAGGCCGAGACCGGCCGCCTGCTGGCCCTGGTGCAGCAGATGGCCGATGCCCACCGCTTCGAGCGCGAGGACGTGCGCGTGCATACGGCGCCCACCGATCTGCGCGCGCTGCTGGACGGCGTGGCCCGCCGCCTGCAGCCCCAGGCCGACGGACGCGGCCTGCGCCTGAGCGTGACCGGTGCCGGGCAGGCCCACGTGGACGCCCCGGTGCTGGAGCGCGCCGTGACCAATCTGGTCGAGAACGCGGTTCGCTACGCCCAGACCGGCATCCAGCTCGCGGCCGGGCCCCTGGGGGTCACGGTGTCCGACGACGGCCCCGGCCTGAGTGTGCCGGTGGACGTGCTGGCCCAGCCCTTCAACTCGCAGCCCACCACCATCGCGGGGCAGCAGTACACCGCCGGCACCGCCGGGCTGGGCCTCTTCATCGCCCGGCGCATCGCCGAGGCGCATGGCGGCGCCCTCGTCTACGACCGCTCCCCTGCCCCGGCGCCGCCGGACATTCCCCCCGAAGCCGTCCCCACCCCGCCCCCCACCGAACTCACCCACTTCACGCTCCACCTCCCGGAGGTCACCCCATGA
- a CDS encoding response regulator gives MRLVIADDHPLFRMGLKYALINQGFDVVAEAADGLAALDACRTLQPDAALLDVKMPGMTGIEVCERLRLSNPGVVSVLITTFAEPAIVQAARAAGARGYVSKETDPESLARQLRDIVANPEVDRLPHVNVPRLTPRESEVLPLLAQGYSNKEIAKNLGVSPDTVKDHLARLYAKLDAGDRTEAVSRARSIGLLH, from the coding sequence ATGAGACTCGTCATCGCCGATGATCACCCGCTGTTCCGTATGGGCCTCAAGTACGCCCTGATCAACCAGGGCTTCGATGTGGTGGCCGAGGCCGCCGACGGCCTGGCCGCCCTGGACGCCTGCCGCACCCTGCAGCCCGACGCCGCCCTGCTGGACGTCAAGATGCCCGGCATGACCGGCATCGAGGTCTGCGAGAGATTGCGCCTGAGCAACCCCGGCGTGGTCTCCGTGCTGATCACCACCTTCGCCGAGCCGGCCATCGTGCAGGCCGCCCGCGCCGCCGGAGCACGCGGCTACGTGAGCAAGGAGACCGACCCGGAAAGTCTGGCCCGCCAGCTGCGCGACATCGTCGCCAACCCCGAGGTCGACCGCCTGCCGCACGTGAACGTGCCGCGCCTGACCCCCCGCGAGTCCGAGGTGCTGCCCCTGCTGGCCCAGGGTTACTCGAACAAGGAGATCGCCAAGAACCTGGGGGTGTCGCCGGACACGGTCAAGGATCACCTCGCCCGGCTGTACGCCAAGCTCGATGCCGGCGACCGCACCGAGGCCGTGAGCCGCGCCCGCAGCATCGGGCTGCTCCACTGA
- a CDS encoding pyridoxal phosphate-dependent aminotransferase → MSGPFQLSARALSLKPSSTVAVSSRALELRRQGIDVISMSVGEPDFDTPAHVKAAAIHAIESGKTKYTAVSGIAELREAISAKFTRENGLNHAPDAVTVTSGGKQALFNAFFALLNPGDEVLIPAPYWVSYPEMVAFTGAVPVPVPTTPESGFMLDPGVLEALVTPRTRMIVLNSPGNPTGAVFPPEVLQAVAELAQRHSLTIVSDEMYEHLVYDAEQVSIGRYAPEHTLTVNGASKAYAMTGWRIGYAGGPKGVIAAMNAIQSQSTSNASSVSQYAALAALEQHEETARFVEMARNAYRERRDFIVAGLNALGLPTPTPQGAFYVMTDITSIHPGELEAARIILDDARVAVVPGTDFGAPGQVRLSYAAGMDTLAEVLRRIGGVVSR, encoded by the coding sequence ATGAGCGGCCCCTTCCAGCTGTCTGCCCGTGCCCTGAGCCTCAAGCCGTCGTCCACGGTCGCCGTGAGTTCCCGCGCGCTGGAGCTGCGCCGCCAGGGCATCGACGTCATCTCCATGAGCGTGGGCGAACCGGACTTCGACACGCCCGCGCACGTGAAGGCGGCGGCCATCCACGCCATCGAGTCCGGCAAGACCAAATACACGGCGGTGAGCGGGATCGCCGAACTGCGGGAGGCCATCAGCGCCAAGTTCACGCGCGAGAACGGGCTGAACCACGCACCGGACGCCGTGACCGTCACCAGCGGCGGCAAGCAGGCGCTGTTCAATGCCTTCTTCGCGCTGCTGAACCCTGGCGACGAGGTGCTGATCCCGGCGCCCTACTGGGTCAGCTATCCCGAGATGGTGGCCTTCACGGGAGCCGTGCCCGTGCCGGTGCCGACCACCCCGGAATCGGGCTTCATGCTCGATCCGGGCGTGCTGGAGGCCCTGGTCACGCCGCGCACCCGCATGATCGTGCTGAACAGCCCCGGCAACCCGACGGGCGCCGTCTTCCCGCCGGAGGTGCTGCAGGCCGTGGCCGAGCTCGCCCAGCGCCACTCCCTGACCATCGTCAGCGACGAGATGTACGAGCATCTGGTCTACGACGCCGAGCAGGTCAGCATCGGCCGCTACGCCCCCGAGCACACCCTGACGGTCAACGGGGCGAGCAAGGCCTACGCCATGACCGGCTGGCGCATCGGCTACGCGGGCGGGCCGAAGGGCGTGATCGCCGCCATGAACGCCATCCAGTCGCAGAGCACGTCGAACGCCAGTTCGGTCTCCCAGTACGCCGCCCTGGCCGCGCTGGAACAGCATGAGGAGACGGCGCGCTTCGTCGAGATGGCCAGGAATGCCTACCGCGAGCGGCGCGACTTCATCGTGGCGGGGCTGAACGCGCTGGGCCTGCCCACGCCCACCCCGCAGGGTGCCTTCTATGTCATGACCGATATCACGAGCATCCACCCAGGCGAACTGGAGGCGGCGCGCATCATCCTGGACGACGCGCGGGTGGCGGTGGTGCCCGGCACCGACTTTGGCGCGCCCGGCCAGGTGCGCCTGAGCTACGCCGCGGGCATGGACACTCTGGCCGAGGTACTGCGGCGCATCGGCGGGGTCGTCAGCCGGTAG
- a CDS encoding AIM24 family protein, translating to MTNMHPGSDGTYSLRDFVAQTAERDQPGDVFELESSKMLEVKVNGRVWSKLGAMIAYKGNLNFKREGTLEGGLMKALKRAVSQEMSPLAKIEGRGVVYLADQGKEVQILRLQGDALNVNGNDLLAFEDSVQYDITMQRRVAGMVAGGLFSVRVQGNGLVAILSHGKPLTLRVTPQEPIFTDPNATIAWSGNLQPQLRVDSSLRSIFGRGGGESYQMVFQGDGFVVVQPYEEFEQGLGGDSGNQGGGMGRAIGDLFD from the coding sequence ATGACGAATATGCACCCTGGAAGTGACGGCACCTACAGCCTCCGCGATTTCGTGGCCCAGACCGCCGAGCGGGATCAGCCGGGAGATGTCTTCGAGCTGGAATCCAGCAAGATGCTGGAGGTCAAGGTCAACGGCCGCGTGTGGAGCAAGCTCGGCGCCATGATCGCCTACAAGGGCAACCTGAACTTCAAGCGCGAGGGCACGCTCGAAGGCGGGCTGATGAAGGCGCTCAAGCGCGCGGTCTCGCAGGAGATGAGCCCGTTGGCGAAGATCGAGGGCCGGGGCGTGGTCTACCTCGCCGATCAGGGCAAGGAAGTGCAGATCCTGAGACTTCAGGGCGACGCGCTGAACGTGAACGGCAACGACCTGCTGGCCTTCGAGGACTCCGTGCAGTACGACATCACCATGCAGCGCCGGGTGGCGGGCATGGTGGCGGGCGGGCTCTTCAGCGTGCGCGTGCAGGGCAACGGCCTGGTGGCGATCCTCTCGCACGGCAAGCCTCTGACCCTGCGCGTGACCCCGCAGGAGCCGATCTTCACCGACCCCAACGCCACCATCGCCTGGAGCGGCAACCTGCAGCCGCAACTGCGCGTGGATTCCTCGCTGCGCTCGATCTTCGGCCGGGGTGGCGGCGAGAGTTACCAGATGGTCTTCCAGGGCGACGGCTTCGTGGTCGTGCAGCCCTACGAGGAGTTCGAGCAGGGCCTGGGCGGCGACAGCGGCAACCAGGGCGGCGGCATGGGCCGCGCGATCGGCGACCTGTTCGACTGA
- the murG gene encoding undecaprenyldiphospho-muramoylpentapeptide beta-N-acetylglucosaminyltransferase: MSLVVLATGGTGGHIYPAVATARELISRGHGALILGQAGGMEERVAAEQGLEFRGVQAGKLARSGQGKADPRELLRAARGVWQARTLLSGLRPGAVVGFGGFASLPGVLAAQSLGIPTVLHEQNARLGLTQRLAVGRAQAVGTAYAEVVGLEARKATLVGMPVREERMERGEALDRLGLQDGPLTIFVMGGSQGSLFLNNTVPDTLRNIFGGEGLVQHELGVMTPRIDLDFGPDRSALDLGAGVQVLHSTGPRWLADVAPRVRGLDWYHAAGYVDAVAAWSVADLAITRAGTGTLAEAALHGIPLIMVPLPESSENHQWHNAMSVQRAGAGRVVEQAKVGEALGAAVLECAAAGTRIAMRSAAVKRSQPGAAARFADLIERQLSGQAPPPHPTHD, translated from the coding sequence ATGAGTCTGGTGGTGTTGGCGACGGGGGGAACGGGCGGGCATATCTATCCGGCGGTGGCGACGGCGCGGGAGCTGATCTCGCGCGGGCATGGGGCGCTGATCCTGGGGCAGGCGGGCGGCATGGAGGAACGGGTCGCCGCCGAGCAGGGGCTGGAGTTCCGGGGCGTCCAGGCCGGCAAGCTGGCCCGCAGCGGCCAGGGCAAGGCCGACCCGCGCGAGCTGCTGCGGGCCGCGCGGGGCGTGTGGCAGGCCCGCACGCTGCTCTCCGGACTGCGGCCGGGGGCAGTGGTGGGCTTCGGGGGCTTCGCCAGCCTGCCGGGGGTGCTGGCCGCCCAGAGCCTGGGCATTCCCACCGTGCTGCACGAACAGAACGCCCGCCTGGGCCTGACCCAGCGCCTGGCCGTGGGCCGCGCCCAGGCGGTCGGCACGGCCTACGCCGAGGTGGTCGGCCTGGAGGCCCGCAAGGCCACCCTGGTCGGCATGCCCGTGCGCGAGGAGCGCATGGAACGCGGCGAGGCGCTGGACAGACTCGGCCTGCAGGACGGCCCGCTGACCATCTTCGTGATGGGCGGCTCGCAGGGTTCGCTGTTCCTGAACAACACCGTGCCCGACACGCTGCGGAACATCTTCGGCGGCGAGGGGCTGGTGCAGCACGAGCTGGGCGTGATGACCCCGCGCATCGACCTGGACTTCGGCCCCGACCGGAGCGCGCTCGACCTGGGGGCCGGGGTGCAGGTGCTGCATTCCACCGGCCCGCGCTGGCTCGCGGACGTGGCGCCGCGGGTGCGCGGGCTGGACTGGTACCACGCCGCCGGCTACGTGGACGCCGTGGCCGCCTGGTCCGTGGCCGACCTGGCGATCACGCGGGCGGGCACCGGCACGCTGGCCGAAGCTGCGCTGCACGGCATCCCGCTGATCATGGTGCCGCTGCCCGAATCATCGGAGAACCACCAGTGGCACAACGCCATGAGCGTGCAGCGCGCGGGCGCCGGGCGCGTGGTGGAACAGGCGAAGGTCGGTGAGGCGCTGGGGGCGGCAGTGTTAGAGTGTGCGGCGGCAGGCACCCGGATCGCCATGCGCTCGGCGGCTGTGAAGCGTTCGCAGCCCGGTGCGGCCGCGCGCTTCGCCGACCTGATCGAGCGGCAGCTGTCCGGACAGGCCCCGCCCCCACACCCCACCCATGACTGA